The window ACATTGATCGAGTCTCAAGGTCTGTAAATTTCCACAATCAGTCACCTCCCCTGGTTATTCTGCTATGTATGTGTGAGATAAATTAAGATATCTCAAGTGCTTCAATTTTCCTACTGTTCGAGGCAACTCCTTCATCTTAGACCCACTCAAGTCCAATGCCCAAAGGCATCTCAAATGATCAAATAAATTGTGTGGCACCCCGGAGATTCTTGAGTCATTTCGTAGTAACAACGTTCGCAGCTTGTGGGCCTTGTGCAAGGTGGCAGAAATGGAAGTCACTCTATCTGCTTCATTACCAGCTTTATCACTGACAATTAAAAAAGAATGGCAGACATCAGTTAGGTTCAACGGGGATTGTTTTATGATCTCCACCAGTGAACAGTCGCTTCCTGCAACAGATTGCGCAAGATCATGAGctaaatcatgcatcttgcaccTGAATATGTTCTTGTCACGGTCCAGTTCTGCATCTTTGAGCAACGAGCGTCTTAGGAAATCATCAAAATACAGCCCACCAATTTCCTCCATATCTCTACTTCTTTCGGAGCGGATGAAACCTTGTGCCACCCATAGCTTGACTATCATATCCTTCTCTATCCGCCAATCTTTTGGGAAGATGGAGAAATATGCAAAGCATTGCTTCAGAGCCAGAGGCAAGTCATGGTAGCTTAGTAACAATGCTGGTAAAATGCCTTGTAAGACATCATGTGAATTCCATATGTCTCTTTCCAAGACAAGCTCCCACTCCCTTCTCGTTCTTCTCAGGGGCATGGCACCTCCTATTGTCTTTGCTGCGAGGGGCACCCCTCCACACTTCTTTACAATTTTCCTACCAGTCTCTTCCAACTCTAAATGCTCTTCTGCACTCCAATGCTCAAGTGCTTTACGCCTGAACAATAACCAGCAATCATCATCGGGTAAGACGGCCAGATTACATATGTGAGCGTTTCCCATCGCCAATGCAACCCTTTCACTGCGAGTGGTTATAACAATTCGAGTCCCTAATGCTCCGGCTGGAAGGGAAGTCTAAGTTTATCCCACTTCTCACCATCTTCACTCCAAATATCATCGAGCACAAGCAAGAATCGCTTTGCAAGCAACATTTTATGGAGGCGATTTTGCAATGGGTCCAGGTCCAGATGTGCACAACTAGACCCGGTTGCAGATTCTATGATTGATTTTGTAATCCGTTTCACATCGAAATCGTCTGAAACACACACCCACATTCTCAGTTCAAAATGCATCTTGACTTTGTCATCGTTGTAGGCGAGCTGAGCAAGGGTAGTCTTCCCCAAGCCCCCCATTCCAATGATAGAAATAACGATGGGCACCTGATCATTTACCTCCTGCAGCAGCAAGTCTATGACTTCATCTTTTTCAACTTCTCTACCTACAATCGACGATCGGTCTAGTTGGGAGCCTGTCTCTCGCTCCCTTATCTCGCTCTGCCTCACTTCACGATCCTCTCTCGCACTCTCCCCACTATATACTCTAAGACCCAATTGGCTCTTCTCTTTATCGATGTCATCTAATCTATCCCTCACCTCCTTTATCCTACTCCCAAATTTGTAGCGTAACTCAACATAATTGAAGAAAGGAACACGAGAGAAGAAGCTTCTTACCTTCTTGATGAAATAGGACCCATCACTTTCATTGGCTGCTTCTAATCTAAGAGCttctgtcttccactcatctagTACGTCGTCTACATCGTAGGCCACGTCTTTTACCTTCTCTAACCAGATCTTGATTAGTCCATTCTTCACACGCCGGGATTCAGCATCTTCAAGAACACCTTGAATTAAGGTGAATGTGCTGGAAAGCTTTTCAATTTCATCAGTGAAACCTACCAACATGGCCACCTCACCTTGGAGGATGGTGTTCAACTTCTCTACTGCAGTCGAGACGAGCCAATCGaccatgttgtttttttttttttttgttctgatttctttctccttttggtATGTGTGGATGGGAAGCAGAGAGGAATTTGATGTGTGGGAGAGGTCTGGAAAGGTTAGAAATATGCAATGGTAAGGAATTTCATGAGTCAGGAAGAGAGGATAGAGAAGCAGAGAGATGCAGAAGAAGAgaagacgcggtttggctagtgacgctgacaCTAATAGGTGGCtaatggttggtgctatgtgggccccaccatgatctatgtgttttatccacaccgttcatccatttttacacatcattttaacattttatattataaatgaggcagatcaaaatctcaggtggaccacaccacgggaaaacagtagtgattgaatgtctaccattaaaagcctcctaaggcccactgtaactttatttgacatccaacctggagattaggccatacagacttgaatgaaggtaagaaaacaaatatcagcttcatccaaaacttttgtaggctgaagaagtttttaattgtgagagttcaatcaatacggtgtggcccatttgagatttttaCCCATCTCAATTCCGAATCGTATGAACGGTTCATATTAATCGATTGGAATCTCTAAATATCCCAATTCTGACAATCACGAACATATCTAGGCACACTCCCACGGGAGAGTGGCCattaaaggtaataaaatataaCAGGACCCAGCAAAGTAGAAAAAACGTCCATATATATGATGTAATAGAAGGGGCATAAAATACTACTTTTTGttttttccaaagatatcagatACATGGATTCTCGTGGCTCACGGAACACTCAAAATTCAACTTGATGCATTCACACCGTAAAGGTGCTCTGTCAAGAGAGTTTATGCCAACCCACCAAAACTTGAAAACGTATGCCTAGGTCAAATATGAACAGTTGGGCTGGAAAGCAAAGTGTTACCTACCACTATTATTTTTGTGAGATATTCATCCTGTCCATTCCTTTTGTGAGCCCACTTTAGGATATGCCAATAAAAAAATGATGCGGATCTAAAACGAAAGTAGACTGTAAGGAGGAAAGAGTAAGAAAGAAGAGTCTGCTATTGAAATCTTCATGGGCTCTACCTtggatgtttttatgccatccaaactgtttataaagtcattcaCACTGGGAGAAACtgataatggaaaaaaaaaaaaaactttagcctgatacaaaaattTCGTAGCTTAGCTCGGGCCCCATATGGTacgcaatccacatcaaaggatggccatatccaaggtgggccccacatgacggatggcccacattgaaggtggggccctctcaatggacgatccacatcaagggTTGCTCCATCTGATGGGTGGCGTatattgaagatgggccccatgtggggacactaacattgatggtggaccccaAATGATTGATGATCCCTATTAAGGTGGGCCGTACAAGGGGACAATTCACATTGAAGTTCGGCACCtagtgatgaatgacccacatcccaGGCCAGCCCGCATAATGAATGACCCAATTCAAagttggccccacataatggatgttcCACTTCAAAGTTAGGCCCagtatgatggacggtccatattaaagttgggccccacatgatggatagcccatatcgaagttgggcctcacaaggcGAATGGTTCATATGACACTAACAttgatggtggatcccacatgacaatccatattaaggtgggccctgcaagaGGACAATTCACATCGAAGTTTGGCACCaagtgatgaatgacccacatccaaggctgGCCCCACATAATAAATGACCCAATtcaaagttgggccccacataatgaatggctcACTTCAAAGTTGGGCACGTAGCGCTCGAATACTATTCTTATTGCATGCTTGACTAAGGAGGTTGAACATTTGCGTGTaaaaactaaattatttttacAAGAGaatcttgattaaaaactttatataACTCAACCCTTTTATTAAAGAAATCAAGAATAATCTTGTTTATTAGCCGAAGAGATTATATTGCGATTTAAAGCAACTGGCAAGGTGTTGGTATGAGTAGTTTGATTCATTCATTATGAGCATAGAATTTTAGAGATGTGGGGTGGACTATTGTGCATATATTTGTAACTATAGTAATAGTGGcttcattattttattattatatacgTATGACAAGTTGATTACAGGTATTATTAGAGATACTTTTGCAACA of the Magnolia sinica isolate HGM2019 chromosome 7, MsV1, whole genome shotgun sequence genome contains:
- the LOC131250793 gene encoding putative disease resistance protein RGA3, which codes for MVDWLVSTAVEKLNTILQGEVAMLVGFTDEIEKLSSTFTLIQGVLEDAESRRVKNGLIKIWLEKVKDVAYDVDDVLDEWKTEALRLEAANESDGSYFIKKVRSFFSRVPFFNYVELRYKFGSRIKEVRDRLDDIDKEKSQLGLRVYSGESAREDREVRQSEIRERETGSQLDRSSIVGREVEKDEVIDLLLQEVNDQVPIVISIIGMGGLGKTTLAQLAYNDDKVKMHFELRMWVCVSDDFDVKRITKSIIESATGSSCAHLDLDPLQNRLHKMLLAKRFLLVLDDIWSEDGEKWDKLRLPFQPEH